In one Desulfoferula mesophila genomic region, the following are encoded:
- a CDS encoding glycosyltransferase family 4 protein: MKILLLAPHPFFQERGTPIAVRLLATELAAKGHQVEMLCYHEGEDIEMEGVTIHRIAPPSWVRDVPPGPSWQKVVCDLYMWQEAKRLARSGRFDLVHAVEEGAFMALRLRKLYDLPYIYDMDSCMSGQIADKLPMAKSLARLWALWEAAAVRRSAGVVAVCQSLVEVAQAHDPEVPVCRLEDVSLLDQCGEPPGERLDLDGPVIMYVGNLESYQGIDLLLEAFALTAEKHPQAHLVVIGGAGKDISKYRREAFALNLSGLTHFLGPRPQSQLAYFLEQADILVSPRIQGENTPMKIYSYLDSGRPLVATRLPTHTQVLDDGISLLVEPNAEAMSRGFNQLLEHPEQGQTLALAAKERVDSQYSLEAYRRKLSDFYHGVQEALGRGERR; encoded by the coding sequence ATGAAAATTCTGCTGCTGGCGCCGCACCCCTTTTTCCAGGAACGGGGCACCCCCATCGCGGTGCGCCTGTTGGCCACCGAACTGGCCGCCAAGGGCCACCAGGTGGAGATGCTTTGCTACCACGAGGGCGAAGATATTGAGATGGAGGGGGTGACGATCCACCGCATCGCCCCGCCGTCCTGGGTGCGCGACGTGCCGCCCGGCCCCTCCTGGCAAAAGGTGGTTTGCGATCTATATATGTGGCAAGAAGCCAAACGCCTGGCCCGCAGCGGGCGCTTCGATCTGGTGCACGCGGTGGAAGAGGGGGCCTTCATGGCCCTGCGCCTGCGCAAGCTCTACGATCTGCCCTATATCTACGACATGGATTCGTGCATGTCCGGCCAGATCGCCGACAAGCTGCCCATGGCCAAGAGCCTGGCCCGGTTGTGGGCCCTCTGGGAGGCCGCGGCGGTGCGCCGAAGCGCCGGGGTGGTGGCGGTGTGCCAGTCCCTGGTGGAGGTGGCCCAGGCCCACGACCCCGAGGTGCCGGTGTGCCGCCTGGAAGACGTGAGCCTTTTGGATCAGTGCGGCGAACCTCCCGGCGAACGTTTGGACCTGGACGGTCCGGTGATCATGTACGTGGGCAACCTGGAATCCTACCAGGGCATTGACCTGCTGCTGGAGGCCTTCGCCCTCACCGCGGAAAAGCACCCCCAGGCCCACCTGGTGGTCATCGGGGGCGCCGGCAAGGACATATCCAAATATCGGCGCGAGGCCTTTGCCCTGAACCTGTCGGGCCTGACCCACTTTTTGGGGCCGCGCCCGCAGTCCCAACTGGCCTACTTCCTGGAGCAGGCCGACATCCTGGTGAGCCCGCGCATCCAGGGGGAAAACACCCCCATGAAGATCTACTCCTACCTGGACTCGGGCCGCCCCCTGGTGGCCACCCGCCTGCCCACCCACACCCAGGTGCTGGACGACGGCATCAGCCTGTTGGTGGAGCCCAACGCCGAGGCCATGTCCCGGGGTTTCAACCAGCTTCTGGAACACCCCGAGCAGGGCCAAACTCTGGCCCTGGCGGCCAAGGAGCGCGTGGACAGCCAATACAGCCTGGAGGCCTACCGCCGCAAGCTGAGCGACTTCTACCATGGCGTGCAAGAGGCCCTGGGGCGCGGGGAGCGCCGTTGA
- a CDS encoding glycerol-3-phosphate dehydrogenase/oxidase: MQREINSLGQESWDLVIAGGGIYGAAALWEASRRGLKAVLLEADDFGGATSANSLKVIHGGFRYLQSMDLARVRLSAAELVALMLIAPHLVSPLPCLVATKGLGKQGRPAFAVALALYNYLTGHEKLRGKLVSKSELSRHFALCPPPGCSGGVLWHDGLVHDSERLGLGYLLAAGELGGRAANYTRVTGLLQENGRVVGVRAVDELGGGELEVRGKATLVTSGPWTMELAGQAEQPPALASALNLVVRRSYSDAAVGLRSLTGKADDPVCGGRRFLFMVPWRGHTILGTAYRIWPQGAAPAGPGHAELLALLAEFNAACPELELTPGDIAAYHWGRVPLERPGQSPVGGGLASKRRLAERPGLIAVSGAKYTTARAVAAEAVVRACAQLGREAPELPLAPVWGGETEPAQLSAGLRPEAAAHLRAQYGSKAGEVAAWAQDDASLLEPLAPDTPVLGCEVVQALEAEMAQSLADVSLRRTVLGKTGRPSEAALAAALAIMAPRLGWDQARQEAESQAALRPYEILEGLA; encoded by the coding sequence ATGCAACGCGAGATCAACAGCTTGGGTCAAGAGTCCTGGGACCTGGTAATAGCGGGCGGCGGCATCTATGGCGCGGCGGCCCTGTGGGAGGCCTCGCGCCGTGGCCTCAAGGCGGTTCTGCTGGAGGCCGACGACTTCGGCGGGGCCACCAGCGCCAACAGCCTCAAGGTGATCCACGGCGGTTTCCGCTACCTGCAGTCCATGGACCTGGCCAGGGTGCGCCTGTCCGCCGCCGAGTTGGTGGCTCTGATGCTCATCGCCCCCCACCTGGTCAGCCCCTTGCCTTGTCTGGTGGCCACCAAGGGCTTGGGCAAGCAGGGCCGCCCCGCCTTCGCCGTGGCGCTGGCCCTATACAACTACCTGACCGGGCACGAAAAACTGCGCGGCAAGCTGGTGAGCAAGTCCGAGTTGTCCCGCCACTTCGCCCTGTGCCCCCCGCCGGGCTGCAGCGGGGGGGTGCTGTGGCACGATGGCCTGGTGCACGACTCCGAGCGCCTGGGCCTGGGCTATCTCCTGGCCGCCGGCGAGTTGGGCGGCCGGGCGGCCAACTACACGCGGGTTACGGGCCTGCTGCAGGAAAACGGCCGCGTAGTGGGGGTGCGGGCCGTGGACGAACTGGGCGGCGGCGAGCTTGAGGTGCGGGGCAAGGCGACGCTCGTCACCTCCGGGCCCTGGACCATGGAGCTGGCCGGGCAGGCCGAGCAGCCCCCGGCCTTGGCCTCGGCCCTGAACCTGGTGGTGCGCCGTTCTTATAGCGACGCGGCGGTGGGTTTGCGCTCGCTCACCGGCAAGGCGGACGATCCAGTGTGTGGGGGGCGCCGCTTTTTGTTCATGGTGCCCTGGCGCGGCCACACCATATTGGGCACCGCCTACCGGATTTGGCCCCAGGGGGCCGCGCCCGCCGGACCCGGCCACGCGGAGTTGCTGGCCCTGCTGGCCGAGTTCAACGCGGCCTGCCCCGAGCTGGAGCTCACTCCCGGCGATATCGCCGCCTACCACTGGGGCCGGGTGCCCCTGGAACGTCCGGGCCAGTCTCCGGTGGGCGGCGGCCTGGCCAGCAAGCGCCGCCTGGCCGAGCGGCCCGGCCTGATCGCGGTGAGCGGGGCCAAGTACACCACCGCCCGGGCGGTGGCCGCCGAGGCGGTGGTGCGGGCCTGCGCTCAACTGGGACGCGAGGCCCCGGAGCTGCCCTTGGCCCCGGTGTGGGGCGGCGAGACTGAGCCTGCCCAACTGTCCGCCGGGTTGCGCCCCGAGGCCGCGGCCCATCTGCGGGCCCAATACGGCAGCAAGGCCGGGGAGGTGGCCGCCTGGGCCCAGGACGACGCTTCCCTGCTGGAGCCCCTGGCCCCGGACACCCCGGTGCTGGGCTGCGAGGTGGTGCAGGCCCTGGAGGCGGAGATGGCCCAGAGCCTGGCCGACGTGAGCCTCCGGCGCACCGTGCTGGGCAAGACGGGCCGCCCCTCCGAGGCCGCCCTGGCCGCCGCGCTGGCCATCATGGCCCCCCGCCTGGGCTGGGACCAGGCCCGCCAAGAGGCTGAAAGCCAAGCGGCCCTGCGGCCCTACGAGATCCTGGAGGGCCTGGCATGA
- a CDS encoding glycosyltransferase family 39 protein: MDGPRTLITWRPNISWASWALAAIVALGLALRLWGLDWPAGMHPDEWAADIIASFAQGHWYYPHPVIWHQAFYLVAGFTYIPVQMLLGKLLVLLGPAYVQVPAIPYLLWGRLWVAIMGAANVWVLYALVRSLGLSRAAGLAGALLLAVNPLLVVHSHYLTVDVPLALAVTLGLWAGVRLYQDPRWWRYLVAGLAFGLTLTTKANGGVILFAFVTAHLAVVWERRPRWPRWLLGQPALFALGGVLGMIAGYPGFLLAKDNPLFKYAEQVHNFTRPHFAEHISFFNSPLGDRLVWSAHTIGDAIGWELVALFALGLALVLWRRYRAAWVVAAYPLFYYFPYLFISHRLAERDLTSIVPPLICLALLPLAWAVGQVPRRGKSAVWALAALALMVHPLGRTVSGAYLFWQEETRISADRWAGADLPPSARLFQGGYGVPQVARSTAFYHSQNLADYEGQDNFVLISSSDADRYFFQWAKIPRNPMGRLLDGFAKWQLVKEFDLGYDQPADKLPGRFKYPVFVDPYLRFYAARPSLEQTQSLGLERPPSIAPAPYAVVYTNHRAYSADGATALVRGPGRAVRVLRPPQPLLAVGVVLVNLGGKPVSLKLEQGPRKQRLRLEPGQREVFTDRPLSWPPPVERVYPYTLWVEGPGPVVLRLLGDPLGLGLRCLEQGRWELAERLLEQAHAARPAALLPRALLAAALLEQGRVQPAGLLLEGQAPAQERLAALVLDSSSDPQWLEHLADWAGLYPDLLANSLTRSYPAQALEPGQDGKARREHPSFDFEAWPAKGGKGRGERFSLKEPWPTWPLSLRLRLSRPDPAQAPAQPLGELVATAKGPRGEDLLVRREISPEDLGEGTRRRTLEMALPAAGPDRLWSFELRCPPGSNLHLDGVELRVAVRPQLARLARWAFWAQGELMRRQGRPAMAAAMLAWVERLDPLFAPGLTSQVRALLASGQPEAALSRLKKAQSELPRGSEPRAWVEGELKKLAIKGSSPAPAPR, from the coding sequence TTGGACGGCCCGCGTACGCTCATAACCTGGAGGCCCAATATCTCCTGGGCCTCTTGGGCCCTGGCGGCGATTGTCGCCCTGGGCCTGGCGCTGCGCCTGTGGGGCCTGGACTGGCCGGCGGGCATGCATCCGGACGAGTGGGCCGCCGACATCATCGCCTCCTTTGCCCAAGGGCACTGGTACTATCCCCATCCGGTCATCTGGCACCAGGCCTTCTACCTGGTGGCCGGCTTTACCTACATCCCGGTCCAGATGCTTCTGGGCAAGCTCCTGGTGCTGCTGGGCCCGGCCTACGTCCAGGTTCCGGCCATCCCCTACCTGTTGTGGGGCCGCCTGTGGGTGGCCATCATGGGCGCGGCCAACGTCTGGGTCCTCTACGCCCTGGTCCGCTCGCTGGGGCTCAGCCGGGCCGCCGGGCTGGCCGGGGCGCTGCTGCTGGCGGTGAACCCCCTGCTGGTGGTGCACAGCCACTACCTCACCGTGGACGTGCCCCTGGCCCTGGCCGTGACACTGGGCCTGTGGGCCGGGGTGCGCCTGTATCAAGACCCCCGCTGGTGGCGCTATCTGGTGGCCGGGCTGGCCTTCGGCCTCACCCTGACCACCAAGGCCAACGGCGGGGTGATCCTCTTCGCCTTTGTCACCGCCCATTTGGCCGTGGTCTGGGAGCGGCGGCCGCGCTGGCCGCGCTGGTTGCTGGGCCAACCCGCCCTGTTCGCCTTGGGCGGGGTGTTGGGCATGATCGCCGGCTATCCCGGATTTTTGCTGGCCAAGGACAACCCCCTGTTCAAGTACGCCGAGCAGGTGCACAACTTCACCCGGCCCCACTTCGCCGAGCACATCTCCTTTTTCAACAGCCCCCTGGGCGACCGCCTGGTGTGGTCGGCCCACACCATCGGCGACGCCATCGGCTGGGAGCTGGTGGCGCTGTTCGCCCTGGGCCTGGCCTTGGTCCTGTGGCGGCGCTACCGCGCGGCGTGGGTGGTGGCCGCCTACCCGCTGTTCTACTACTTCCCCTATCTGTTCATCTCCCACCGCCTGGCCGAGCGCGACCTGACCAGTATCGTGCCGCCGTTGATCTGCCTGGCCCTGCTGCCCCTGGCCTGGGCCGTGGGCCAGGTGCCGCGCCGGGGCAAGAGCGCCGTGTGGGCCCTGGCCGCCTTGGCCCTGATGGTCCACCCCCTGGGGCGCACCGTCTCCGGGGCCTACCTGTTTTGGCAGGAAGAGACCCGGATTTCGGCCGACCGCTGGGCCGGGGCCGACCTGCCGCCCTCGGCCCGCCTGTTCCAAGGCGGCTACGGCGTGCCCCAGGTGGCCCGATCCACCGCGTTCTATCATTCGCAAAACCTGGCCGATTACGAGGGCCAGGACAATTTCGTGCTGATTTCCTCCAGCGACGCGGATCGCTATTTCTTCCAGTGGGCCAAGATTCCCCGCAACCCAATGGGCCGCCTGCTGGACGGTTTCGCCAAATGGCAGCTGGTCAAGGAATTCGACCTGGGATATGACCAACCGGCGGACAAGCTGCCCGGCCGCTTCAAGTATCCGGTGTTCGTGGACCCCTATCTGCGCTTCTATGCCGCCCGGCCATCCCTGGAGCAGACCCAGAGCCTGGGTCTGGAACGGCCGCCTTCCATCGCCCCCGCGCCCTACGCGGTGGTCTACACCAACCACCGGGCCTACAGCGCCGACGGCGCCACGGCCCTGGTGAGAGGACCGGGCCGCGCGGTGCGGGTGTTGCGTCCGCCCCAGCCCCTGTTGGCGGTGGGGGTGGTACTGGTGAACCTGGGCGGTAAGCCGGTGAGCCTGAAGCTGGAGCAGGGCCCGCGCAAGCAGCGGCTGCGCCTGGAGCCGGGGCAGCGCGAGGTTTTCACGGACCGGCCCCTGAGCTGGCCCCCGCCCGTGGAGCGGGTCTATCCCTACACCCTGTGGGTGGAGGGCCCCGGCCCGGTGGTCCTGCGCCTGCTGGGCGATCCCCTGGGCCTGGGCCTGCGCTGCCTGGAGCAGGGGCGTTGGGAGTTGGCCGAGCGCTTGCTGGAGCAGGCTCATGCCGCCCGTCCCGCGGCCCTGTTGCCCCGGGCCTTGCTGGCGGCGGCCCTGCTGGAGCAGGGCAGGGTGCAGCCCGCCGGGCTCTTGCTGGAGGGACAGGCCCCGGCCCAGGAGCGCCTGGCCGCCCTGGTTTTGGACTCGTCCTCCGATCCCCAGTGGCTGGAGCATCTGGCCGACTGGGCCGGTCTCTATCCCGACCTGCTGGCCAATTCCCTCACCCGGAGCTACCCGGCCCAAGCCCTGGAACCGGGCCAGGACGGGAAAGCGCGCCGGGAACACCCTTCTTTTGATTTCGAGGCTTGGCCAGCCAAGGGCGGCAAGGGCCGGGGGGAGCGCTTTTCCCTCAAGGAGCCTTGGCCCACCTGGCCCCTGTCGCTGCGCCTGCGCCTGAGCCGTCCCGACCCGGCCCAGGCCCCGGCCCAGCCCCTGGGCGAGCTGGTGGCCACGGCCAAGGGACCGCGGGGGGAGGATTTACTGGTACGCCGGGAGATCAGCCCCGAGGACCTGGGCGAGGGCACCCGGCGGCGGACCCTGGAGATGGCCTTGCCCGCCGCGGGACCGGACCGGCTTTGGAGTTTCGAGCTACGCTGCCCTCCAGGCTCCAACCTGCATTTGGACGGGGTGGAGCTGCGGGTGGCGGTCCGGCCCCAGTTGGCCCGCCTGGCCCGCTGGGCCTTCTGGGCCCAAGGCGAGCTGATGCGCCGCCAGGGGCGCCCGGCCATGGCCGCGGCCATGCTGGCCTGGGTGGAGCGCCTGGACCCGCTTTTCGCCCCCGGCCTCACCAGCCAAGTGCGGGCCCTGCTGGCCAGCGGCCAGCCCGAGGCGGCCCTGAGCCGTCTGAAAAAAGCCCAGTCCGAGCTGCCCCGAGGGAGCGAGCCGCGGGCCTGGGTTGAAGGGGAGCTGAAAAAGCTTGCCATCAAAGGGAGTTCTCCCGCCCCCGCGCCCCGCTAG
- a CDS encoding YfhO family protein gives MIYSQGSGSWRDRSGVLAWTLAGAALVVTLPWLQRWYYLWPEMDYRLFWGWDFLELTAQRAYFYRELAQGKLALWDPLMSMGVPFMEYLFDLFNPLSLLNVFFLEEGLLRSAYLQKVLTAYCSLAGLGAFLLGLQLGLGRAAATVMGVVMGCMGVVTAHSEHSMMIQSFCWAPLVLLCLHRARQGHGLLNAAWAGVFLGWSFMGGMPQVFYYVGVGASLYCLYVTLGEYNRGGWRPAWRLGVAPYLVMGLAAMIWALPSLIHLAAAALGDPLGVHEHGALVGFQRRDFLAQGSGDWWILAHFLAPKLIMGHAENTAYVGIIPLGLALMAVAWVRGSETGFYKLLGLAGIILMMGANLGLHKVLCALLPGYDLFRETVRWMFLLHLALLVLAGYGLHWLLYRSQAPELTTLRRFLAALAGILVALLLAIMAVEALHADWFGFDQSFPMASLLTWLLFCVGALWWAVLRRAQGARPRLVALFLVAMVALDLGFYYLPKYVAGDPSSHHDPSKPRPHLEASYARLAGLAGGRDGGRVLAQRTGGALGYQYPIYLSHLNFINPPGGYMDRRLPLGFWQTWWKAEANPRYPQLWAVKLVDAKSPVAQASRDDWSLCGYSQSAVRLDAPVPVKELSLRASALLPGQARPDELVARVALVRQGRVIVQWPLRQGREVNGQVIALQAPPEAQADAVLLASSHPIALVGIKELRLDGRPLADRPWLAPGPPGYLVNRAYLGRAWFVSRAAVVKPDWEYEHVLTSIDPSRTVVFRAPPPKWQAPQAPAPDAGGTVKTLSWQDQDISLEVTAQRPGWLVLSQSAHHGWRATLDGKPAPIAMAYGFMAAVAVPPGKHTVRLVYSEPWVKASLGAPPLLLLLLVGAWFWIRRRHRRRSAA, from the coding sequence ATGATCTATTCCCAAGGCAGCGGCTCATGGCGCGACAGGAGCGGGGTCCTGGCCTGGACCCTGGCCGGGGCCGCCCTGGTGGTGACGCTTCCCTGGCTCCAGCGCTGGTACTACCTGTGGCCGGAAATGGACTACCGCCTTTTCTGGGGGTGGGACTTCCTGGAGCTGACCGCGCAACGGGCCTATTTTTACCGCGAGTTGGCCCAAGGCAAGCTGGCTTTGTGGGACCCATTGATGTCCATGGGGGTTCCCTTCATGGAATACCTCTTCGATCTGTTCAACCCCCTCTCTCTGCTCAACGTCTTTTTCCTCGAGGAAGGGCTGCTGCGCAGCGCCTATCTGCAAAAGGTGCTCACCGCCTACTGCTCCCTGGCCGGCCTGGGGGCCTTTTTGCTGGGCCTGCAACTGGGGCTGGGCCGGGCGGCGGCCACGGTGATGGGCGTGGTCATGGGCTGCATGGGCGTGGTCACGGCCCACAGCGAACACTCCATGATGATTCAGAGCTTTTGCTGGGCCCCGCTGGTGCTTTTGTGCCTGCACCGGGCCCGTCAGGGCCACGGCCTGCTCAACGCCGCCTGGGCCGGGGTGTTTTTGGGTTGGAGCTTCATGGGGGGCATGCCCCAGGTTTTCTATTACGTGGGCGTGGGGGCCAGCCTGTATTGCCTGTACGTGACGCTCGGCGAATACAACCGGGGAGGCTGGCGGCCCGCCTGGCGCCTGGGTGTGGCCCCCTATCTGGTCATGGGCCTGGCCGCGATGATTTGGGCCTTGCCCAGCCTGATCCACCTGGCCGCGGCGGCCCTGGGCGACCCGCTGGGGGTGCACGAGCACGGGGCCCTGGTGGGCTTTCAACGGCGCGATTTCCTGGCCCAGGGATCGGGCGATTGGTGGATTCTGGCCCATTTCCTGGCCCCCAAGCTGATCATGGGCCACGCGGAAAATACCGCCTACGTGGGCATCATCCCCCTGGGCCTGGCCCTGATGGCCGTGGCTTGGGTGCGGGGGAGCGAAACCGGTTTTTACAAGCTCCTGGGGCTGGCCGGGATCATCTTGATGATGGGGGCCAACCTGGGGCTGCACAAGGTGCTCTGCGCCCTGCTGCCCGGCTACGACCTTTTCCGGGAAACCGTGCGCTGGATGTTCCTGTTGCACCTGGCCCTGTTGGTGCTGGCCGGCTACGGCCTGCACTGGCTGCTCTACCGGTCCCAGGCCCCGGAGCTGACGACCCTGCGGCGGTTTTTGGCCGCGCTGGCCGGAATTCTGGTGGCCCTGTTGCTGGCGATCATGGCCGTGGAGGCCCTGCACGCGGACTGGTTCGGCTTTGACCAGAGTTTCCCCATGGCCAGCCTGCTGACTTGGCTGTTGTTTTGCGTGGGCGCGCTGTGGTGGGCGGTGCTGCGCCGCGCCCAGGGGGCGAGGCCCCGCCTGGTGGCCCTGTTCCTGGTGGCCATGGTGGCCCTGGACCTTGGCTTCTATTACCTCCCCAAGTATGTTGCCGGCGATCCTTCCAGCCACCACGACCCCAGCAAGCCGCGTCCGCATCTGGAGGCTTCTTACGCCCGGCTTGCCGGCCTGGCCGGCGGCCGGGACGGGGGGCGGGTGTTGGCCCAGCGTACCGGCGGCGCGTTGGGCTACCAGTACCCCATTTATCTCTCCCACTTGAATTTCATCAATCCGCCGGGCGGCTACATGGACCGCCGCCTGCCCCTGGGGTTTTGGCAGACCTGGTGGAAGGCCGAGGCCAATCCCCGCTATCCCCAGCTGTGGGCGGTCAAGCTGGTGGACGCCAAGAGCCCGGTGGCCCAGGCCAGCCGCGACGATTGGAGCCTTTGCGGCTACAGCCAGTCGGCGGTGCGCCTGGATGCCCCCGTCCCGGTGAAGGAGCTCAGCCTGCGCGCCTCGGCCCTCTTGCCCGGCCAGGCCCGGCCGGACGAGCTGGTGGCTCGGGTGGCCCTGGTGCGCCAGGGACGCGTCATTGTCCAGTGGCCCCTGCGCCAGGGCCGGGAGGTGAACGGCCAGGTCATTGCCCTGCAAGCCCCGCCGGAGGCCCAGGCCGACGCGGTGCTCTTGGCCTCGAGCCATCCCATCGCCCTGGTGGGCATAAAGGAACTGCGCCTGGACGGACGGCCTCTCGCCGACCGCCCCTGGCTGGCGCCCGGCCCGCCCGGCTACCTGGTCAACCGGGCCTACCTGGGCCGGGCCTGGTTCGTGTCCCGGGCGGCGGTGGTAAAGCCGGACTGGGAATACGAGCACGTGCTGACCTCCATCGATCCCTCCCGGACGGTGGTTTTCCGCGCCCCTCCCCCCAAGTGGCAAGCGCCCCAGGCTCCGGCCCCGGATGCCGGCGGCACGGTGAAGACGCTCTCCTGGCAAGACCAGGACATCTCACTGGAGGTGACGGCCCAGCGTCCCGGCTGGCTGGTGCTCAGCCAAAGCGCCCACCACGGATGGCGGGCCACCTTGGACGGCAAGCCCGCGCCCATCGCCATGGCCTACGGGTTCATGGCCGCCGTAGCGGTCCCTCCGGGCAAGCACACGGTGCGGCTGGTCTACTCCGAGCCCTGGGTCAAGGCCTCCCTGGGCGCGCCGCCCCTGCTGCTTTTGCTCCTGGTGGGCGCCTGGTTCTGGATCCGCCGCCGCCACCGCCGGCGCTCAGCCGCCTAG
- a CDS encoding class I SAM-dependent methyltransferase, protein MSGEQAGWALELYQRSVLKQQKFAGIQSLLGDTAGKRCLDIGADNGVVSLLLRRGGGDWSSADLAPEAVASIRSLVGGRVERIDGGPTPFADREFDLVVVVDFLEHIPDDRGFAAELGRILKPGGRLIVNVPREPRWSLVWPLRHAIGLTDQWHGHLRPGYREDSLAALLKPWFEVTAARTYCKTFSELLDTALNFGYVIKKRGQGEGGSTAKGTVVTQADWQKGGAGAMKALYPAMRAWTALDGLLPFFKGYRLIVQATRGSD, encoded by the coding sequence TTGAGCGGGGAGCAGGCAGGCTGGGCCCTGGAGCTGTACCAACGCTCGGTGCTCAAGCAGCAGAAGTTCGCGGGCATCCAGTCCCTGCTGGGCGACACCGCCGGCAAGCGCTGCCTGGACATCGGGGCGGACAACGGGGTGGTGAGTCTGCTCTTGCGCCGGGGCGGCGGCGACTGGTCCAGCGCGGACCTGGCCCCCGAGGCGGTGGCCAGCATCCGCTCCCTGGTGGGCGGCCGGGTGGAGCGGATCGACGGCGGCCCCACCCCCTTCGCGGATCGGGAGTTCGATCTGGTGGTGGTGGTGGATTTCTTGGAGCACATACCAGACGACCGGGGATTCGCGGCCGAACTGGGACGCATCCTCAAACCCGGCGGGCGGCTCATCGTCAACGTGCCCCGCGAGCCCCGCTGGTCGCTGGTTTGGCCCCTGCGCCACGCCATCGGCCTCACCGACCAGTGGCACGGCCATCTGCGCCCCGGCTACCGGGAAGATAGCCTGGCGGCCCTGCTTAAGCCCTGGTTTGAGGTCACGGCGGCGCGCACCTATTGCAAGACTTTCTCCGAGCTGTTGGACACGGCGCTCAATTTTGGGTATGTCATCAAAAAACGCGGCCAGGGCGAGGGGGGCTCCACGGCCAAGGGCACGGTGGTGACCCAGGCCGACTGGCAAAAAGGCGGCGCGGGAGCCATGAAGGCCCTGTATCCGGCCATGCGGGCCTGGACCGCCCTGGATGGGCTTTTGCCTTTTTTCAAGGGATATCGCCTGATCGTGCAGGCGACGCGCGGGAGTGATTAA
- a CDS encoding methyltransferase domain-containing protein: MSPARREDCDLVTASQEYARRFSGAVGDYFLQVQTARTLELLAPWPKGKVLDVGGGHAQLAGPLVRAGYQVTVAGSSEACNQRLEGLLPRGSYAFQAVDLMNMPWPDKSFDLVLSFRMLTHVADPAGYVAQLCRLAKRAVVVDYPAKQSFNLVADSLFKAKESLDDNQHTRPFVSFWDSEVEELFAAQGFGKPVRRRQHFWPMALHRALGSGGFTKAAEGLPRALGLTALLGSPVIIRMERLS; the protein is encoded by the coding sequence ATGAGCCCCGCTCGGCGCGAAGACTGCGACCTGGTCACCGCCAGCCAGGAATACGCGCGGCGCTTCAGCGGGGCGGTGGGGGACTACTTCCTGCAGGTGCAGACCGCGCGCACCCTGGAGCTGCTCGCCCCCTGGCCCAAGGGCAAGGTCTTGGACGTGGGCGGGGGACACGCCCAACTGGCCGGGCCCCTGGTCCGGGCCGGCTACCAGGTCACCGTGGCCGGCAGCAGCGAGGCCTGCAACCAACGCCTGGAGGGCTTGCTGCCCCGGGGCTCCTATGCGTTTCAGGCCGTGGACCTGATGAATATGCCCTGGCCGGACAAGAGCTTCGACCTGGTGCTCAGCTTCCGCATGCTCACCCACGTGGCCGATCCGGCGGGCTACGTGGCCCAGCTCTGCCGCCTGGCCAAGCGGGCGGTGGTGGTGGACTACCCGGCCAAACAGAGCTTCAACCTGGTGGCCGACTCGTTGTTCAAGGCCAAAGAGTCCCTGGACGACAACCAGCACACCCGGCCCTTTGTGAGCTTTTGGGACTCCGAGGTGGAGGAGTTGTTCGCGGCCCAGGGATTCGGCAAACCCGTACGGCGGAGGCAGCACTTCTGGCCCATGGCGCTGCACCGGGCCCTGGGCTCGGGCGGCTTCACCAAGGCGGCCGAAGGCCTGCCCCGCGCCCTGGGGCTCACCGCCCTGTTGGGCTCGCCGGTGATTATCAGAATGGAGCGCCTGTCATGA
- a CDS encoding polyprenol monophosphomannose synthase, with amino-acid sequence MEVLVVIPTYNEANNIRPLSEALLGLELDLGILFVDDNSPDGTGRIADSLARENSRIHVLHRPGKQGLGTAYREGFAYALANFDAPLMAQMDADFSHPPEALPALVASARKGAVGIGSRYVRGGGVKNWGLGRRFLSKGANIYVSTVLGLPVRDLTGAYKCWPRQVLERLQLASIGAQGFAALPEMAFRAHRLGFRHEESPIIFEDRRVGQSKLSGSIAVEAFLNVWRVRFNKSFDPSEAPSAK; translated from the coding sequence ATGGAAGTTCTGGTCGTAATACCCACCTACAACGAAGCCAACAACATCCGTCCCCTCAGCGAGGCCCTGCTGGGCCTGGAGCTGGACCTGGGCATCCTTTTCGTCGACGACAACTCGCCCGACGGCACCGGCCGCATCGCCGATTCGCTGGCCAGGGAAAATTCGCGCATCCACGTGCTCCATCGGCCCGGCAAGCAGGGCCTGGGCACCGCCTACCGCGAAGGCTTCGCCTACGCCCTGGCCAACTTCGACGCGCCGCTTATGGCCCAGATGGACGCCGACTTTTCCCATCCCCCCGAGGCCCTGCCCGCCCTGGTGGCCTCCGCCCGCAAGGGGGCGGTGGGCATCGGCTCGCGCTACGTGCGCGGCGGCGGGGTGAAGAACTGGGGACTGGGCCGCCGGTTTCTCAGCAAAGGGGCCAACATCTACGTGAGCACCGTGCTGGGCCTTCCGGTGCGCGACCTAACCGGGGCCTACAAATGCTGGCCCCGCCAGGTCCTGGAGCGCCTGCAGTTGGCCAGCATAGGGGCCCAGGGCTTCGCCGCCCTGCCGGAAATGGCCTTTCGCGCCCACCGCCTGGGCTTTCGCCACGAAGAATCGCCCATCATCTTCGAAGACCGCCGGGTGGGCCAGTCCAAACTCAGCGGCTCCATCGCGGTGGAGGCCTTTCTCAACGTGTGGCGCGTGCGCTTCAACAAGAGCTTCGATCCTTCCGAAGCCCCTTCCGCCAAGTGA